ATCTGCGACTGACGTCGGATCCGCGGCGGCGAGCGCGGTCGCGTTGGTCTCCGCGTCGTCGTGATCCCTCAGACGCCCAGCACCCACAGCCAGACCACGATCGCCGGCAGCGACGCCAATGTCGTCCCGACGATGAGTCCCGATGCAAGGCGTTCGTCACCACCGAGCTCCACCGACATGGGATAGCTCGCCACCGCGGTGGGCGTGGCCGCGACCAGGACCGCCGCCTTCATCATGAGTCCCGTGACCCCGAGCCAGCTCAGTCCCAACATCACCAGGGCCGGGTACACCCCCAACTTCAGGATCGTGACGAGAGCCGTGATCGGGAGTTCGAGGCGCAATCGGGCCATGTCCAGTGCCGCTCCGACCGAGATCAACGCCAGGGGCAGGGCGACCCGTCCGACGAGTTCGAGCGACGTGTCGAGGACTCGTGGCAACGTGATCGAGATCGCCGACAACGCGATTCCGATCAGACATCCGAGGGCGAGGGGGTTGGTCGCGATGGAGCGCGCGCCGTGCATCACGCCGACCCAGGGTGCCGCACTCTCCGCGCGATGGGGCAGGGCGAGTACCGGCACCGAGAGGACGTTGTACACGACCACCATGAGGCCGACGACGAGGGCGATCTCTCCCACCGCTTCGGCTCCCCACGCGTTGTGGACCAGCGGCAAGCCGAGGAAGACCTGATTGCTGCGGTAGGCGCCCTGGGTGATCACGCCCCGCCGGGACGGCCGCGTGCGCAAGGCCGACAGATAGACCGCGACCGCGACCAGCACCGTGACCGCGGCCATGACGAGCAGACCGGTCAGGTGCGTTCCCGACTGCAAGGGGGTGATCGCCGCACTGCGCAGGAGCAGTGCGGGCGCGGCCACCCAGTAGACCAGACGCGTGAGCACTCCGTTGGCCTCGG
This genomic interval from Candidatus Krumholzibacteriia bacterium contains the following:
- a CDS encoding AEC family transporter translates to MGLLDIVLPVFLVMALGYGLRRGGFLTAEANGVLTRLVYWVAAPALLLRSAAITPLQSGTHLTGLLVMAAVTVLVAVAVYLSALRTRPSRRGVITQGAYRSNQVFLGLPLVHNAWGAEAVGEIALVVGLMVVVYNVLSVPVLALPHRAESAAPWVGVMHGARSIATNPLALGCLIGIALSAISITLPRVLDTSLELVGRVALPLALISVGAALDMARLRLELPITALVTILKLGVYPALVMLGLSWLGVTGLMMKAAVLVAATPTAVASYPMSVELGGDERLASGLIVGTTLASLPAIVVWLWVLGV